One Pseudomonas abieticivorans genomic region harbors:
- the ppk1 gene encoding polyphosphate kinase 1 translates to MNNEGLTETAVKESQPVIEQVIETPPSVEPAPAPEPAVEAATTPAPALVVPGLDDSSLYIHRELSQLQFNIRVLEQALDESYPLLERLKFLLIFSSNLDEFFEIRVAGLKKQITFAREQAGADGLQPHQALARISELVHGHVDRQYAILNDILLPELEKHQVRFIRRRHWTTKIKTWVRRYFRDEIAPIITPIGLDPTHPFPLLVNKSLNFIVELEGIDAFGRDSGLAIIPAPRLLPRVIRVPEEVGGTGDNYVFLSSMIHAHADDLFQGMKVKGCYQFRLTRNADLAVDTEDVEDLARALRGELFSRRYGDAVRLEVADTCPKHLSDYLLKQFSLAESELYQVNGPVNLTRLFSITGLDSHPELQYLPFTPQIPKLLQNSENIFSVISKQDILLLHPFESFTPVVDLLRQAAKDPHVLAVRQTLYRSGANSEIVDALVDAARNGKEVTAVIELRARFDEESNLQMASRLQAAGAVVIYGVVGFKTHAKMMLILRREAGEIVRYAHLGTGNYHAANARLYTDYSLLTSDDALCEDVGKLFSQLIGMGKTLRMKKLLHAPFTLKKGMLDMILRETQFALDGKPAHIIAKFNSLTDPKIIRALYKASQSGVRIDLVVRGMCCLRPGIAGVSHNIHVRSIIGRFLEHTRVFYFLNGGEEQMFLSSADWMERNLDKRVETCFPVEGKKLILRVKKELESYLTDNTHSWILQSDGRYVRSTPTGNQNPRSAQDILLERLSNPILSVR, encoded by the coding sequence ATGAACAACGAAGGACTTACCGAAACAGCCGTGAAGGAATCCCAGCCCGTGATCGAGCAAGTCATCGAGACGCCGCCGTCGGTCGAGCCCGCACCGGCTCCCGAGCCCGCCGTCGAAGCCGCCACCACCCCCGCCCCGGCGCTGGTGGTGCCAGGGTTGGATGACAGCAGCCTGTACATCCACCGCGAGCTGTCGCAGCTGCAGTTCAACATCCGCGTGCTGGAGCAGGCGCTGGATGAGTCGTACCCGTTGCTCGAGCGGCTGAAATTCCTGCTGATCTTTTCCAGCAACCTCGACGAATTTTTCGAGATTCGCGTGGCGGGCTTGAAGAAGCAGATCACCTTCGCCCGTGAACAGGCCGGTGCCGACGGCCTGCAGCCGCACCAGGCGCTGGCGCGCATCAGTGAGCTGGTGCACGGCCACGTCGATCGCCAGTACGCGATCCTCAACGACATCCTGTTGCCGGAGCTGGAAAAACACCAGGTTCGCTTCATCCGTCGCCGCCACTGGACCACCAAGATCAAAACCTGGGTGCGTCGCTATTTTCGCGACGAAATTGCCCCGATCATCACCCCGATCGGCCTGGACCCGACCCACCCGTTCCCGTTGCTGGTGAACAAGAGCCTGAACTTTATCGTCGAGCTTGAGGGCATCGACGCCTTCGGCCGCGATTCCGGCCTGGCAATTATCCCGGCACCGCGCCTGCTGCCACGGGTTATCCGGGTGCCGGAAGAAGTGGGCGGTACCGGCGACAACTACGTGTTCCTGTCGTCGATGATCCATGCCCATGCCGATGACCTGTTCCAAGGCATGAAGGTCAAGGGCTGCTACCAGTTCCGCCTGACCCGTAACGCCGACCTTGCCGTGGACACCGAAGACGTCGAGGACTTGGCCCGCGCCCTGCGCGGCGAGCTGTTTTCGCGTCGCTACGGCGATGCCGTACGCCTGGAAGTGGCCGATACCTGCCCCAAGCACCTGTCAGACTACCTGCTCAAGCAGTTCAGCCTGGCCGAGAGCGAGTTGTATCAGGTCAATGGCCCGGTCAACCTGACGCGCCTGTTCAGCATCACTGGCCTTGACAGCCACCCGGAGCTGCAATACCTGCCGTTCACGCCGCAGATCCCCAAGCTGTTGCAAAACAGCGAGAACATTTTCAGCGTGATCAGCAAGCAGGACATCCTGCTGTTGCACCCATTCGAATCGTTTACCCCGGTGGTCGACCTGCTGCGCCAAGCGGCGAAAGACCCCCACGTGCTGGCCGTGCGGCAAACGCTGTACCGCAGCGGCGCCAACTCCGAGATCGTCGACGCCCTGGTGGACGCGGCGCGCAACGGCAAGGAGGTCACTGCGGTGATCGAATTGCGCGCACGCTTCGATGAAGAGTCCAACCTGCAGATGGCCAGCCGCCTGCAAGCGGCCGGCGCGGTGGTGATCTACGGCGTGGTGGGCTTTAAAACCCACGCCAAGATGATGCTTATTTTACGCCGCGAAGCCGGTGAAATCGTGCGCTATGCCCACCTGGGTACTGGTAACTACCATGCGGCCAACGCCCGCCTGTACACCGACTACAGCTTGCTGACCTCGGACGATGCGTTGTGTGAAGACGTGGGCAAGCTGTTCAGCCAGTTGATCGGCATGGGCAAGACCCTGCGCATGAAGAAGCTGCTGCATGCGCCGTTTACCCTGAAGAAGGGCATGCTCGACATGATCCTGCGCGAGACGCAGTTTGCCCTGGACGGCAAGCCCGCGCACATCATCGCCAAGTTCAACTCGCTGACCGACCCCAAAATCATTCGCGCGTTGTACAAGGCCAGCCAGTCGGGCGTGCGCATCGATCTGGTGGTGCGAGGCATGTGCTGCCTGCGGCCAGGCATCGCCGGCGTGTCGCATAATATCCACGTGCGCTCGATCATCGGCCGCTTCCTGGAGCACACCCGGGTGTTCTACTTCCTCAACGGTGGCGAAGAGCAGATGTTCCTGTCCAGCGCCGATTGGATGGAGCGCAATCTCGACAAGCGTGTCGAAACTTGCTTCCCGGTCGAGGGCAAGAAGTTGATCCTGCGGGTGAAAAAGGAGCTGGAAAGCTACCTGACCGACAACACCCACTCGTGGATCCTGCAGTCCGACGGCCGCTACGTGCGCAGCACGCCGACCGGCAACCAGAACCCACGCAGCGCTCAGGACATTCTGCTGGAACGCCTGAGCAACCCTATCCTCAGCGTGCGCTGA
- the hemB gene encoding porphobilinogen synthase, producing the protein MSFTPANRLFPATRLRRNRRDEFTRRLVRENVLTIDDLILPVFVLDGENRRESVASMPGVERLSIDLLLQEADEWVRLGIPALALFPVTPVEKKTLDGSEAWNPEGIAQRATRALRDRFPELGVITDVALDPFTTHGQDGILDDEGYVQNDVTVDALVRQALSHAKAGAQVVAPSDMMDGRIQAIREALELAGHVNVRIMAYSAKYASAYYGPFRDAVGSALNLGKADKASYQMDPANSDEALHEVAADLAEGADMVMVKPGMPYLDILHRVKNEFKVPTFVYQVSGEYAMHMAAIQNGWLSEAVILESLTAFKRAGADGILTYFAIRAAQLMKGH; encoded by the coding sequence GTGAGCTTTACCCCCGCTAACCGTCTGTTCCCTGCCACGCGCCTTCGCCGCAACCGTCGTGACGAATTCACCCGTCGTCTGGTCCGTGAAAATGTACTGACTATTGATGACCTGATTTTGCCGGTATTTGTACTGGACGGTGAAAATCGTCGTGAAAGCGTAGCGTCGATGCCGGGTGTGGAGCGCTTGAGCATCGATTTGCTATTGCAGGAAGCCGACGAGTGGGTAAGGTTGGGTATCCCGGCGCTGGCGTTGTTTCCAGTGACGCCGGTTGAGAAAAAGACCCTGGACGGCAGTGAAGCCTGGAATCCCGAAGGCATCGCGCAGCGCGCGACCCGCGCCCTGCGCGACCGCTTTCCAGAGCTTGGGGTGATCACCGATGTGGCCCTGGACCCCTTCACCACCCACGGCCAGGACGGCATCCTCGACGATGAGGGCTACGTGCAGAACGACGTCACCGTGGATGCTTTGGTGCGCCAGGCGCTGTCCCATGCCAAGGCCGGCGCCCAGGTTGTGGCGCCCTCCGACATGATGGACGGGCGTATCCAGGCCATTCGCGAGGCCCTGGAGCTGGCCGGCCACGTCAATGTGCGCATCATGGCCTACTCGGCCAAATACGCCAGCGCCTATTATGGCCCGTTCCGCGACGCGGTCGGCTCGGCGCTGAACCTGGGCAAGGCCGACAAGGCTTCGTACCAGATGGACCCGGCCAACAGCGACGAGGCCCTGCATGAAGTGGCTGCGGACCTGGCCGAGGGTGCCGACATGGTCATGGTCAAGCCGGGCATGCCGTACCTGGATATCCTTCACCGGGTCAAGAATGAATTCAAGGTACCGACCTTTGTCTATCAGGTCAGCGGTGAATACGCGATGCACATGGCCGCAATCCAGAATGGCTGGCTGAGTGAGGCCGTGATTCTCGAATCCCTCACCGCCTTCAAGCGCGCAGGTGCCGATGGCATCCTGACGTATTTCGCTATACGCGCAGCTCAACTGATGAAAGGGCACTAA
- a CDS encoding DedA family protein encodes MLQQFLQDFGYLALFLGTFFEGETILVLAGFLAFRGYMDINLVMVVAFFGSYAGDQLWYFMGRKHGRKLLARKPRWQAMGDRALKHIQRHPDIWVLSFRFVYGLRTVMPVAIGLSGYPPRRYLLLNGIGAAVWAIVLALAAYKFGAILEGMLGNIKKYELWVLGGLLVLGGVLWLWRRIKAARFNKAEKAKLD; translated from the coding sequence ATGCTCCAACAATTCCTGCAGGATTTCGGCTACTTAGCCCTTTTTCTCGGTACGTTTTTCGAAGGCGAGACCATTTTGGTTCTGGCCGGGTTTCTTGCGTTCCGCGGATACATGGATATCAACCTGGTCATGGTGGTTGCCTTTTTCGGCAGTTACGCCGGTGATCAGCTCTGGTACTTCATGGGGCGCAAGCATGGGCGCAAATTGCTCGCCCGCAAGCCTCGCTGGCAGGCGATGGGCGACCGTGCGCTGAAACATATCCAGCGCCACCCGGATATCTGGGTGCTGAGCTTTCGCTTCGTCTACGGCCTGCGCACGGTGATGCCGGTGGCCATTGGCCTGTCCGGTTACCCGCCAAGGCGCTACTTGCTGCTGAACGGCATCGGCGCCGCCGTGTGGGCGATCGTACTGGCCCTGGCGGCTTACAAGTTCGGCGCGATCCTGGAAGGCATGCTCGGCAACATCAAAAAGTACGAGCTGTGGGTGCTGGGTGGCTTGCTGGTGCTGGGCGGCGTGCTGTGGCTGTGGCGGCGCATCAAGGCCGCGCGCTTCAACAAGGCTGAAAAAGCCAAGCTCGACTGA
- a CDS encoding sterol desaturase family protein, with translation MDFILFAVPFFFVLIAVELLADRWRGLRTYRLADAINSLSAGVLSTTTGLLTKSVGLLTYAFALEHISLFRLAGDQAWVWVLAFVLYDFCYYWLHRLGHERNVLWAAHSVHHQSEEYNLSTALRQTSTGFIFSWIFYLPLALLGVPLLVFVSVAALNLLYQFWVHTRHVPKLGWYEWIFVTPSNHRVHHAQNPLYMDRNYGGVFIVWDRLFGTFQEEDERTPVIFGVTTPLRSWNPLWANLQFYAQLAADARRTRHWADKLRIWFMPTGWRPADVAERYPLTKPDLSQFTPFEIALGWRPQVYVTLQFAVYVALGSYLLGHGAQLPLPALWLGWGIMAFGLFVLGALLEDRAWALRVEAMRLALNVPLLALALSSALLPASALAWPALVVYTVVSALGLYCLCRPLGRLTGSAG, from the coding sequence ATGGATTTCATCCTCTTCGCCGTCCCTTTTTTTTTCGTGCTCATCGCCGTCGAGTTGCTGGCCGACCGCTGGCGTGGGCTGCGTACCTATCGCCTGGCCGACGCGATCAACAGCCTCAGTGCCGGGGTGTTATCCACCACCACGGGTTTGTTGACCAAAAGCGTTGGGCTGCTGACCTATGCCTTTGCCCTTGAGCACATCAGCCTCTTCAGGCTGGCGGGTGATCAAGCTTGGGTTTGGGTGCTGGCGTTCGTGCTGTATGACTTTTGCTATTACTGGCTGCATCGCCTGGGGCATGAGCGCAACGTACTGTGGGCGGCGCATTCGGTGCACCATCAGAGCGAGGAGTACAACCTGTCCACGGCGCTGCGCCAGACCAGCACGGGCTTCATTTTCAGCTGGATCTTCTACCTGCCGCTGGCGCTGCTGGGGGTGCCGTTGCTGGTGTTCGTCAGTGTCGCGGCACTGAACTTGCTGTATCAGTTCTGGGTGCATACCCGCCATGTACCCAAACTGGGTTGGTACGAGTGGATATTCGTGACGCCGTCCAACCATCGTGTCCACCATGCGCAGAATCCTCTCTACATGGATCGCAATTACGGCGGGGTGTTCATTGTTTGGGACCGTTTGTTCGGTACTTTTCAAGAGGAAGACGAGCGCACGCCAGTGATCTTCGGCGTCACCACGCCCCTGCGCAGTTGGAACCCGCTGTGGGCCAACCTGCAGTTTTATGCCCAACTGGCCGCTGACGCACGGCGCACCCGGCACTGGGCCGACAAGCTGCGCATCTGGTTCATGCCCACGGGTTGGCGGCCTGCGGATGTGGCCGAGCGCTACCCACTTACCAAGCCGGACCTGAGCCAGTTCACACCGTTCGAGATAGCACTGGGCTGGCGGCCGCAGGTGTACGTGACCCTGCAATTTGCCGTGTACGTGGCATTGGGCAGTTATTTGCTGGGGCACGGCGCGCAACTGCCGCTGCCCGCGCTGTGGCTGGGCTGGGGCATCATGGCTTTTGGTCTGTTCGTGCTGGGGGCGTTGCTGGAGGATCGGGCCTGGGCCTTGCGGGTGGAGGCGATGCGCCTGGCACTCAATGTGCCACTGCTGGCGCTGGCGCTGTCCTCGGCCCTGCTGCCGGCCAGCGCGTTGGCGTGGCCAGCCTTGGTGGTTTACACGGTGGTCAGCGCATTAGGGCTGTATTGCCTGTGCCGCCCACTGGGGCGGCTCACGGGTAGCGCCGGCTGA
- the elbB gene encoding isoprenoid biosynthesis glyoxalase ElbB has product MTKKIAVILSGCGVYDGAEIQESVITLLRLDQRGAQVQCFAPDIAQMHVINHLTGAEMPESRNVLVESARIARGEVKALSEANVDEFDALIVPGGFGAAKNLSDFAVKGANCTVNPQLLELAEAFAEAGKPVGLICISPALAAKIYGPGVTCTIGTDADTAKAIDKMGGTHEVCAVSEIVEDTARKLVSTPAYMSAKTIGEAAAGINKLVDRVIELTQE; this is encoded by the coding sequence ATGACCAAAAAAATCGCAGTAATACTTTCCGGCTGCGGCGTGTACGACGGCGCAGAGATCCAGGAAAGCGTGATCACCTTGTTGCGCCTGGATCAGCGTGGCGCCCAGGTGCAATGCTTCGCCCCCGACATCGCTCAGATGCACGTGATCAACCACCTCACCGGCGCAGAAATGCCCGAATCGCGAAACGTGTTGGTGGAGTCGGCGCGCATAGCCCGCGGCGAGGTCAAAGCGTTAAGCGAAGCCAATGTCGATGAATTCGATGCGCTGATCGTGCCCGGCGGCTTTGGCGCGGCCAAGAATCTCTCCGACTTTGCCGTCAAAGGCGCCAACTGCACGGTCAACCCGCAGTTGCTTGAACTGGCGGAAGCTTTTGCCGAAGCGGGCAAGCCCGTGGGGCTGATTTGTATTTCACCGGCCTTGGCGGCAAAAATCTACGGCCCAGGCGTTACCTGCACCATCGGTACCGATGCCGACACGGCCAAGGCGATCGACAAGATGGGCGGCACCCATGAAGTGTGCGCCGTGAGCGAGATCGTCGAAGACACCGCGCGCAAGCTGGTCAGTACCCCGGCCTACATGAGCGCCAAGACCATTGGCGAGGCAGCTGCGGGGATTAATAAGCTAGTGGATCGGGTCATTGAGTTGACTCAGGAATAG
- a CDS encoding YaiI/YqxD family protein gives MRVWIDADACPKAAKDQVVKFALKRQFEVVLVAGQPQIKPAFSCVKLIVVPSGPDAADDYLVEHAVPGELVICSDIPLADRLVKKGVSALDPRGREFDEKNMGERLAVRNLFTDLREQGQVGGGPPGYGDKDKQAFANSLDRILTRLARGALRG, from the coding sequence ATGCGCGTGTGGATCGATGCCGACGCCTGCCCCAAGGCGGCCAAGGACCAAGTGGTCAAGTTCGCCTTGAAACGTCAGTTCGAGGTGGTGCTGGTGGCCGGGCAGCCACAGATCAAGCCGGCATTCAGTTGCGTGAAGTTGATTGTGGTGCCCAGCGGCCCGGATGCGGCCGATGATTACCTGGTGGAGCATGCCGTACCTGGTGAGCTGGTGATCTGCAGTGACATCCCGCTGGCCGACCGGCTAGTGAAGAAGGGCGTTAGTGCCCTGGACCCGCGCGGCCGCGAGTTTGATGAAAAAAACATGGGTGAACGCCTGGCGGTGCGTAACCTGTTCACCGACCTGCGCGAGCAAGGGCAGGTGGGCGGTGGGCCGCCGGGGTACGGCGACAAAGACAAGCAGGCGTTCGCCAATAGCCTGGATCGGATTCTGACGCGACTTGCACGGGGCGCTCTTCGCGGATAA
- a CDS encoding SDR family oxidoreductase: MSLIAQLQSPADVLVCGASQGIGLALCEALLGRDDVNQLWAVSRQANASEGLAALQAQHGGRLHIIECDARDEAALGTLFKTVSATCGHLHLVVCTLGILHQEGARAEKGLAQLDLASLQASFATNTFAPILLLKHLLPLLRGQQPASFAALSARVGSIGDNRLGGWYSYRASKAALNQLLHTASIELKRLNPAATVLSLHPGTTDTELSRPFQANVPTEQLFEPAFAAGQIIELVGRLGPAHSGTFWAWDGQPIVW; the protein is encoded by the coding sequence ATGAGCCTGATAGCGCAGTTGCAAAGCCCTGCCGACGTATTGGTGTGCGGAGCCAGCCAAGGCATCGGCCTGGCCCTGTGCGAGGCCCTGCTGGGCCGTGACGACGTGAACCAGCTTTGGGCTGTCTCTCGTCAGGCCAACGCGTCTGAGGGGCTTGCAGCGCTCCAGGCGCAGCATGGCGGGCGCCTGCACATCATCGAGTGCGATGCTCGCGACGAAGCGGCACTGGGGACGCTATTCAAAACGGTCAGCGCTACCTGCGGCCACCTGCACCTAGTTGTTTGCACGTTGGGCATCTTGCATCAGGAGGGCGCGCGCGCGGAGAAGGGCCTGGCGCAACTGGACCTGGCCAGCTTGCAGGCCAGCTTCGCGACAAACACCTTTGCCCCGATCCTGCTGCTCAAGCATTTGTTGCCGCTGCTACGCGGGCAACAACCGGCCAGCTTTGCCGCGCTATCGGCGCGGGTCGGTTCCATTGGCGACAACCGCTTGGGGGGCTGGTACAGCTACCGGGCCAGCAAGGCTGCGCTCAACCAGCTGCTGCACACCGCAAGCATCGAGCTGAAACGGCTGAACCCAGCAGCCACGGTGCTTTCGCTACACCCGGGGACTACCGATACCGAGCTGTCACGGCCGTTCCAGGCGAACGTGCCGACCGAGCAATTGTTCGAGCCGGCCTTTGCCGCAGGGCAGATCATCGAGTTGGTGGGCCGCCTGGGCCCGGCCCACAGCGGCACCTTCTGGGCCTGGGATGGGCAGCCGATCGTGTGGTAG
- a CDS encoding LysE family transporter has protein sequence MALETWLAFFAACWVISLSPGAGAIASMSCGLQYGFWRGYWNALGLQLGLILQIAIIAAGVGAVLAASATAFTFIKWFGVVYLVYLAIRQWRALPMDMSDDAAVRPIGKPLALVFRGFLVNVSNPKALVFMLAVLPQFIDPHAPLLGQYLTICATMVCVDLLVMAGYTGLAARVLRLLRTPKQQRRMNRTFAGLFIGAAAFLATLRRAPL, from the coding sequence ATGGCGCTAGAAACATGGCTGGCATTCTTTGCCGCTTGCTGGGTCATCAGTCTTTCACCAGGCGCCGGGGCCATCGCCTCGATGTCCTGCGGCCTGCAGTATGGCTTCTGGCGTGGCTATTGGAACGCCCTTGGCTTGCAACTCGGTCTGATCCTGCAGATCGCGATCATTGCCGCGGGGGTGGGCGCAGTGCTGGCAGCTTCGGCCACGGCATTCACGTTCATCAAGTGGTTTGGCGTGGTGTACCTGGTGTACCTGGCCATCAGGCAATGGCGTGCGCTGCCCATGGACATGAGCGATGACGCCGCCGTGCGGCCTATCGGCAAACCATTGGCCTTGGTGTTCCGTGGCTTTCTGGTTAACGTCAGCAACCCCAAGGCGCTGGTATTCATGCTGGCCGTGCTGCCGCAGTTCATCGACCCCCACGCTCCGCTGCTAGGCCAGTACCTGACGATTTGCGCGACCATGGTATGCGTCGACTTGCTGGTGATGGCCGGCTACACAGGGCTTGCCGCGCGGGTGCTGCGCTTGCTGCGTACCCCCAAGCAACAGCGGCGCATGAACCGCACCTTCGCCGGGTTGTTCATTGGCGCGGCGGCGTTCCTCGCGACGCTGCGTCGAGCGCCCCTTTAG
- a CDS encoding ATP-binding cassette domain-containing protein, whose protein sequence is MIRLQNLTLQRGPQRLLEDAELTLHAGQKAGLIGANGAGKSTLFALLRGELTPDSGDCLLPADWRIAHMRQEVDTLERIAVDYVLDGDLRLREVQQQLAAAEAAHDGAAQARLHAELDSADGYTADARARKLLAGLGFSNEQMDRQVGDFSGGWRMRLNLAQALMCPSDLLLLDEPTNHLDLDAILWLEDWLKGYQGTMMLISHDRDFLDAVVDHIAHVEQQKLTLYRGGYSAFERARAERLAQQQQAYDKQQAQRAHMEKYIARFKAQATKARQAQSRIKALERMEELSAAHVDSPFDFVFRESQKISSPLLDLSDARLGYGETTILEKVKLQLTPGARIGLLGPNGAGKSTLIKNLAGELSPLGGRLVRGENTVVGYFAQHQLDSLDSKASPLLHLQRLAPTEREQVLRDFLGGFDFRGARIDEPVLNFSGGEKARLALALIAWERPNLLLLDEPTNHLDLEMRLALTMALQEFSGAVLVVSHDRHLLKSTTDDFLLVADGKVQEFDGDLDDYARWLVDYRLRNAPASNTPVNPDKTDKKAQRQQAAALRQQLAPHKRQADKLEAELGKVHEQLAKVEAALGDSAIYEAARKDDLRDQLAQQAKLKVREAELEEAWMEALELLESMQAELEALS, encoded by the coding sequence ATGATTCGACTTCAAAACCTTACTTTACAGCGTGGCCCGCAACGTCTGCTAGAAGACGCCGAGCTGACGCTGCACGCCGGCCAGAAAGCCGGTCTGATCGGTGCCAATGGCGCCGGCAAATCCACGCTGTTCGCCCTGTTGCGCGGTGAGCTCACGCCTGACTCCGGTGATTGCCTGCTGCCGGCGGACTGGCGTATCGCTCACATGCGCCAAGAGGTCGATACGCTCGAGAGGATAGCCGTAGATTACGTCCTTGACGGTGATTTACGCCTGCGCGAGGTCCAGCAGCAACTGGCTGCGGCCGAAGCGGCCCATGACGGGGCCGCCCAGGCACGGCTGCACGCCGAGCTAGACAGCGCCGATGGCTATACCGCCGACGCTCGGGCGCGCAAGCTGCTGGCTGGCCTTGGCTTCAGCAACGAGCAGATGGACCGTCAGGTTGGCGACTTTTCCGGTGGCTGGCGGATGCGCCTGAACCTGGCGCAGGCGCTGATGTGCCCCTCCGACCTGCTTTTGCTCGACGAACCCACCAACCACTTGGACCTCGATGCGATCCTGTGGCTGGAAGACTGGCTCAAGGGTTATCAGGGCACGATGATGCTGATCTCCCACGACCGGGACTTCCTCGACGCCGTGGTGGACCACATCGCCCACGTCGAGCAGCAGAAGCTGACCCTTTACCGCGGCGGCTACTCGGCCTTCGAGCGTGCTCGGGCCGAACGCCTTGCGCAACAGCAGCAGGCCTACGACAAGCAGCAAGCCCAGCGCGCGCACATGGAAAAGTACATTGCGCGCTTCAAGGCCCAGGCCACCAAGGCCCGCCAGGCCCAAAGCCGCATCAAAGCGCTGGAACGGATGGAGGAGCTGTCGGCGGCCCACGTCGATTCGCCGTTCGACTTCGTCTTCCGCGAGTCGCAAAAAATCTCCAGCCCGCTATTGGATTTGTCTGACGCACGCCTGGGTTATGGCGAAACGACCATCCTGGAGAAGGTCAAGTTGCAACTGACCCCGGGCGCGCGGATCGGCCTGCTGGGCCCTAACGGCGCGGGCAAGTCGACGCTGATCAAGAACCTCGCCGGCGAGCTGTCGCCCCTGGGCGGGCGCCTGGTGCGTGGGGAGAACACGGTGGTGGGCTACTTCGCCCAGCACCAGTTGGACTCCCTGGACAGCAAGGCCAGCCCCTTGCTGCACCTGCAACGCCTGGCGCCTACCGAGCGCGAGCAGGTGCTGCGCGATTTCCTCGGCGGTTTCGACTTCCGGGGTGCACGGATCGATGAGCCGGTGCTGAATTTCTCCGGTGGCGAGAAGGCCCGGCTGGCGCTGGCGCTGATCGCCTGGGAGCGGCCCAACCTGTTGCTGCTCGACGAACCGACCAACCACCTGGACCTCGAGATGCGCCTGGCCTTGACCATGGCCCTGCAGGAGTTCAGTGGTGCGGTACTGGTGGTGTCCCACGATCGCCATCTGCTCAAAAGCACCACCGACGACTTTTTGCTGGTTGCTGACGGCAAGGTGCAGGAATTCGACGGCGACCTGGACGACTACGCCCGCTGGCTGGTCGACTATCGCTTGCGCAATGCCCCGGCGAGCAACACCCCGGTCAACCCGGACAAAACCGACAAGAAAGCCCAGCGCCAACAGGCGGCAGCCCTGCGTCAGCAACTGGCGCCGCACAAGCGCCAGGCCGACAAGCTGGAAGCCGAACTTGGCAAAGTGCATGAGCAGTTGGCCAAGGTCGAGGCCGCCCTGGGCGACAGCGCGATCTACGAGGCTGCCCGCAAGGACGACCTGCGTGATCAGCTCGCTCAGCAAGCCAAGCTGAAGGTGCGCGAGGCCGAGCTGGAAGAAGCCTGGATGGAAGCCCTGGAACTGCTGGAAAGCATGCAGGCGGAGCTGGAGGCACTGTCTTGA
- a CDS encoding TIGR02444 family protein, with protein sequence MHSDLWSFSLDLYARLGIEQACLELQADGANVCLMLGAAWLGHLGVACTPERLAQLRTLAWPWHDEVIRPLRKLRQDWTNAAKLDRELEVMREQIKTLELEAERQLLTRIENLAQEWAAVGADDMTLWLEGVVPSSARENRGALQRLHAASTSA encoded by the coding sequence ATGCACTCTGACCTATGGAGCTTTTCCCTGGACCTTTATGCCCGCCTGGGCATCGAGCAGGCTTGCCTGGAACTGCAGGCCGACGGCGCGAACGTGTGCCTGATGCTGGGGGCTGCGTGGCTGGGCCACCTGGGGGTCGCCTGCACTCCCGAGCGCCTTGCGCAGCTACGTACGCTGGCCTGGCCTTGGCATGACGAAGTGATTCGGCCCTTGCGCAAATTGCGCCAGGACTGGACGAACGCGGCCAAACTTGACCGGGAATTGGAAGTGATGCGCGAGCAAATCAAGACGCTGGAGCTGGAAGCCGAACGTCAGTTGCTGACCCGTATCGAAAACCTGGCCCAGGAATGGGCAGCCGTGGGTGCCGATGACATGACACTGTGGCTGGAAGGCGTGGTGCCCTCCTCGGCGAGGGAAAATCGCGGCGCGCTGCAAAGGCTGCACGCCGCGAGTACGTCCGCTTAG